A stretch of the Desulfocurvus vexinensis DSM 17965 genome encodes the following:
- a CDS encoding IMP cyclohydrolase, with product MDLLPIRRAILSVTDKSGLVEFASFLAQGGVALFSTGGTRRKLLDAGLNVASVSEVTGFPEILGGRVKTLHPHIHAGILADKDDPEHMQTLAGLHLAPFDLVCVNLYDFAHAASRGLGLKDAVEQIDIGGPCMLRASAKNFHSVLVVPGAEHYARVTDSLRANAMAAPLPLRRDLACETFARTSEYDAMIAGYLGSRDA from the coding sequence ATGGACCTGTTGCCCATCCGGCGCGCCATCCTGAGCGTGACCGACAAATCCGGACTCGTGGAATTCGCTTCGTTCCTCGCCCAGGGGGGCGTGGCGCTGTTCTCCACCGGCGGCACCCGCCGCAAGCTGCTGGACGCGGGCCTGAACGTGGCCTCCGTGTCCGAGGTCACGGGCTTTCCCGAGATCCTCGGGGGCCGCGTCAAGACCCTGCATCCGCACATCCACGCGGGCATCCTGGCCGACAAGGACGACCCCGAACACATGCAGACCCTGGCCGGGCTGCATCTGGCGCCCTTCGACCTGGTGTGCGTGAACCTCTACGACTTCGCCCACGCCGCCTCCAGGGGCCTGGGCCTCAAGGACGCCGTGGAGCAGATCGACATCGGCGGGCCGTGCATGCTGCGGGCCTCGGCCAAGAACTTCCACAGCGTGCTGGTGGTGCCCGGCGCGGAGCACTACGCGCGCGTGACGGACTCCCTGCGGGCCAACGCCATGGCCGCGCCGCTGCCTCTGCGCCGCGACCTGGCCTGCGAGACCTTCGCCCGGACCAGCGAATACGACGCCATGATCGCAGGCTACCTCGGCAGCCGCGACGCGTAA
- the tcmP gene encoding three-Cys-motif partner protein TcmP yields the protein MPKTDHHEKPFDHATLTKLLLFQEYLTSWLPVFLNLQGIDNINIFDFFCGPGTDLNGLPGSPLRAIHVINQYSPKIKPGTQIALFFCDQDAEKIAALDCKLSNITRPRNLTIDTRQCNFELSFQQLYEKMRAKGAANFIFLDPTGWALTPETFKMITDLERTDFLLFTPSQFAGRFGEEGFRKYLPGFDKTNIKDTLDIHRAICAYYRQKFIPQNKKYYLAPFSIKKNKNVYGLIFGSKSITGLHKFLESCWKINPENGESNFEFRGDIPSTGQGLLIESLGTPKRSRDFEDYVRKIVLSRKVKTNKELLIESLLKGFLGRHAKAVLYELKRENKILRVPSMSFKSIYSDGTLEALEVV from the coding sequence ATGCCCAAAACAGACCACCATGAGAAACCCTTTGACCATGCGACGCTTACCAAGCTACTCCTTTTCCAGGAATACTTGACCTCTTGGCTCCCCGTCTTCCTCAACCTGCAAGGCATTGATAATATTAATATATTTGATTTTTTCTGTGGACCAGGGACGGACCTAAATGGCCTCCCGGGAAGCCCGCTGAGGGCAATTCATGTCATCAACCAGTACTCACCCAAGATCAAACCCGGCACACAAATAGCGCTCTTCTTTTGCGACCAGGACGCCGAAAAAATCGCAGCGCTTGACTGCAAGTTATCCAACATAACTCGCCCGCGCAACCTCACTATAGATACACGCCAATGCAATTTTGAATTGTCATTTCAGCAGCTTTACGAAAAGATGCGCGCAAAAGGTGCTGCGAATTTCATTTTCCTTGATCCAACAGGGTGGGCGCTCACTCCGGAAACATTCAAAATGATCACTGATCTTGAAAGAACAGACTTCCTCCTCTTTACTCCTTCTCAATTTGCTGGAAGGTTTGGTGAAGAAGGATTTAGAAAATATCTTCCTGGGTTTGACAAAACAAACATAAAAGACACACTTGATATTCATAGGGCAATATGCGCATACTACAGGCAAAAATTCATCCCACAAAATAAAAAATACTATCTTGCACCTTTTTCCATAAAGAAAAACAAGAATGTATACGGGCTAATTTTTGGCAGCAAAAGCATAACGGGGCTCCACAAATTCCTAGAAAGCTGCTGGAAAATAAATCCAGAAAATGGAGAATCAAATTTTGAGTTCCGAGGGGATATCCCGAGCACTGGACAAGGCCTTCTGATCGAATCCCTTGGCACTCCGAAACGGTCCCGTGACTTTGAAGACTATGTGCGGAAAATAGTCCTCTCAAGAAAAGTAAAAACGAACAAGGAACTTCTAATTGAATCGCTTTTGAAAGGTTTCTTGGGCCGTCACGCCAAAGCCGTCTTATATGAACTGAAAAGAGAAAATAAAATTTTGCGTGTCCCCTCTATGTCTTTCAAATCAATATACAGTGATGGAACATTGGAAGCTCTCGAGGTGGTTTAA
- the fliF gene encoding flagellar basal-body MS-ring/collar protein FliF, producing the protein MSPAMTDILGKARNFWGKTNVSQRILIGGLSAAVILTFFLLIYWLNRPDMKVLYSRLFPEDAATVVGMLQQEKVPYTLEDNGGTILVPADKVYDLRLKIAGEGKLHGQGLGFEIFDEVKVGQTDFVQHINYQRALQGELARTISEFPQVERARVHLVIPHKSLFIEEQAKPSASVVLKLKQGEKLDPTKIKGIVNLVALAVEGMSPDSITVADTGGGILYSPKALEEQGGLSTTQMEKKLTLEQNLELRIEQMLSPLYGPGRVIAKVNAELDFSQKTIRSEEYDPDSQVARSDQRSEETQTSQANIEGGTPEPNFRGDGPGGALSQLDSTREQRTLNYEINKVEKHIVVPMGELDRLTVAVIVDGTYSEQAPADGQGDATQVFTPRSAEELQRIQQLVAGAVGFDERRGDSIEVTSMSFGGPDQEIAPNLSELILEYVHRLGKPFLNGLLIFLFLVLVVRPVVMALIRPKTEVEGVEGLAGLPEGQGRIAITDGDEEDALDALRKIDDIRAHAMQLCEQNMDGAMAIIKTWLKQEATA; encoded by the coding sequence ATGTCGCCCGCCATGACGGACATCCTCGGCAAGGCCAGGAATTTTTGGGGCAAGACCAACGTCTCCCAGCGCATTCTCATCGGCGGGCTGTCCGCCGCCGTGATCCTGACGTTCTTCCTGCTCATCTACTGGCTGAACAGGCCGGACATGAAGGTGCTCTATTCGCGCCTGTTCCCCGAAGACGCCGCCACCGTGGTCGGCATGCTTCAGCAGGAGAAGGTGCCCTACACCCTGGAAGACAACGGCGGGACCATCCTCGTGCCTGCCGACAAGGTCTACGACCTGCGCCTGAAGATCGCGGGCGAGGGCAAGCTGCACGGCCAGGGCCTGGGCTTCGAGATTTTCGACGAGGTCAAGGTCGGCCAGACGGACTTCGTACAGCACATCAACTACCAGCGCGCCCTGCAAGGCGAGCTGGCGCGCACCATTTCCGAGTTCCCGCAGGTGGAGCGCGCCCGGGTGCACCTGGTCATCCCGCACAAGAGCCTGTTCATCGAGGAGCAGGCCAAGCCCTCGGCCTCGGTGGTGCTCAAGCTCAAGCAGGGCGAGAAGCTCGACCCGACCAAGATCAAGGGTATCGTCAACCTGGTGGCCCTGGCCGTGGAAGGCATGTCGCCCGACAGCATCACCGTGGCCGACACCGGGGGCGGCATTCTCTACTCGCCCAAGGCCCTGGAAGAGCAGGGCGGCCTGAGCACCACGCAGATGGAGAAGAAGCTGACCCTGGAGCAGAACCTGGAGCTGCGCATCGAGCAGATGCTCTCCCCGCTCTACGGCCCGGGGCGCGTCATCGCCAAGGTCAACGCCGAGCTGGACTTCAGCCAGAAGACCATCCGCAGCGAGGAGTACGACCCCGACAGCCAGGTGGCCCGCTCGGACCAGCGCAGCGAGGAGACCCAGACCAGCCAGGCCAACATCGAGGGCGGCACCCCCGAGCCCAACTTCCGGGGCGACGGCCCTGGCGGGGCCCTGTCGCAGCTCGATTCCACCCGCGAGCAGCGCACGCTCAACTACGAAATCAACAAGGTCGAGAAGCACATCGTGGTGCCCATGGGCGAACTGGACCGCCTGACAGTGGCGGTCATCGTCGATGGCACGTATAGTGAGCAGGCACCGGCGGACGGGCAGGGCGACGCCACCCAGGTCTTCACCCCGCGCAGCGCCGAGGAACTCCAGCGCATCCAGCAGCTTGTGGCCGGCGCCGTGGGCTTCGACGAGCGGCGGGGCGACTCCATTGAGGTCACCAGCATGTCCTTTGGCGGGCCGGACCAGGAGATCGCCCCCAACCTGAGCGAGCTGATCCTGGAATACGTGCACCGCCTGGGCAAGCCGTTCCTCAACGGGCTGTTGATCTTCCTGTTCCTGGTGCTGGTGGTGCGGCCCGTGGTCATGGCCCTGATCCGGCCCAAGACCGAGGTCGAGGGCGTGGAAGGCCTGGCCGGGCTGCCCGAGGGCCAGGGGCGCATCGCCATCACCGACGGCGACGAAGAGGACGCCCTGGACGCCCTGCGCAAGATCGACGACATCCGTGCCCACGCCATGCAGTTGTGTGAGCAGAACATGGACGGCGCCATGGCCATCATCAAGACCTGGCTCAAGCAGGAGGCGACAGCGTAA
- a CDS encoding tetratricopeptide repeat protein, which translates to MSNHLDYEINKELGECYLFMGDLEKAEQYYSKAASSNGVHPDPYLGLATIAVQKGELDKAHVLYSKAASIEPGDKALAGMALVEMETGRQDRAFDNFSKALDLNPENMVAIYMLVQLGHVLGRLEEVVPHMEAYLGIDPLKHDVRYSLAGCLVCLDRPAQAEEHLVRILENDPDHESARELLDQIRS; encoded by the coding sequence ATGAGCAACCATCTGGACTACGAAATCAACAAGGAACTCGGAGAGTGCTACCTCTTCATGGGTGACCTGGAGAAGGCCGAGCAGTACTACTCCAAGGCCGCCAGTTCCAACGGCGTGCACCCCGACCCCTACCTGGGGCTGGCGACCATCGCCGTGCAGAAGGGCGAGCTGGACAAGGCCCACGTGCTCTACTCCAAGGCCGCTTCCATCGAGCCGGGCGACAAGGCCCTGGCGGGCATGGCCCTGGTGGAGATGGAAACGGGCCGCCAGGACCGCGCCTTCGACAACTTTTCCAAGGCCCTGGACCTGAACCCCGAGAACATGGTGGCCATCTACATGCTGGTCCAGCTCGGGCACGTCCTTGGCCGCCTCGAAGAGGTCGTGCCGCACATGGAGGCCTACCTCGGCATCGACCCCCTGAAGCACGACGTGCGCTACTCCCTGGCGGGCTGCCTGGTCTGCCTGGACAGGCCCGCGCAGGCCGAGGAGCACCTCGTGCGCATCCTGGAGAACGACCCGGACCACGAATCCGCCCGCGAGCTCCTGGACCAGATCCGGTCATGA
- the hflX gene encoding GTPase HflX, with protein MKCPRIQSPHLSQYSHGDTAISQKVQGNTQGLKPSQIKSLSRLADRRYPAVGGMSADQARELAMLSAATGRQIGLLVDRQGRPEMVLVGDAQGIYIPELPRARRFAGRLRGLRLMHTHLGDEPLSQEDLMDMVFLRLDGVLALNVDPFGGPGNVTYAHLNPPGPGAKPYTVHGPVPFHRLDVDFVAQVEAIEDELAREGGALSADGTAAGDDARAILVSVSTEPRAVQEVHLQELTALAATAGLATVGTVVQRAREANPRTIMGKGKLADLEVLALQANAGLIVFDQELTPAQMRNLAEITERKILDRTQLILDIFAQHAATRSGRLQVEMAQLQYTLPRLTGKNRALSRLMGGIGGRGPGETKLEIDRRRVRERITRIKKDLADLRRRRGATRARRAQAGLPVVALVGYTNAGKSTLLNTLTRSDVLAQDKLFATLDPTSRRLRFPQDHELILTDTVGFIRHLPAELREAFRATLEELESADLLIHVADAAHPELDAHIRAVEDILREMDLHEVPRLLALNKWETLDPEQAQALQNAHPLGIPVTARERASLRPLVEAIVARAFPGWSDVTCDPDGLPE; from the coding sequence ATGAAATGCCCACGAATTCAATCTCCGCACCTTTCGCAATATAGCCATGGAGACACCGCCATCTCCCAGAAAGTCCAAGGCAACACCCAGGGCCTGAAGCCCAGCCAGATCAAGAGCCTGTCGCGCCTGGCCGACCGGCGCTATCCCGCCGTGGGCGGCATGAGCGCCGACCAGGCCCGCGAACTGGCCATGCTCAGCGCCGCCACGGGCCGCCAGATCGGCCTGCTGGTGGACCGCCAGGGGCGGCCCGAGATGGTCCTGGTGGGCGACGCCCAGGGCATCTACATCCCCGAGCTGCCCCGGGCGCGGCGCTTCGCCGGGCGCCTGCGCGGGCTGCGCCTGATGCACACCCACCTGGGCGACGAGCCCCTGTCGCAGGAAGACCTCATGGACATGGTCTTTCTGCGCCTGGACGGCGTGCTGGCCCTGAACGTGGACCCCTTCGGCGGGCCCGGCAACGTGACCTACGCCCACCTCAACCCGCCCGGGCCCGGGGCCAAGCCCTACACGGTCCACGGCCCGGTGCCCTTCCACCGTCTGGACGTGGACTTCGTGGCCCAGGTGGAAGCCATCGAGGACGAGCTGGCCCGCGAGGGCGGCGCCCTGTCCGCCGACGGCACGGCTGCGGGCGACGACGCCCGGGCCATCCTGGTCTCCGTATCCACCGAGCCCCGGGCGGTGCAGGAAGTCCACCTCCAGGAGCTGACCGCCCTGGCCGCCACCGCCGGGCTGGCCACGGTGGGCACCGTGGTCCAGCGCGCGCGCGAGGCCAACCCCAGGACCATCATGGGCAAGGGCAAGCTGGCGGACCTGGAAGTCCTGGCCCTGCAGGCCAACGCGGGGCTCATCGTCTTCGACCAGGAGCTGACCCCGGCCCAGATGCGCAACCTGGCCGAGATCACCGAGCGCAAGATCCTGGACCGCACCCAGCTCATCCTGGACATCTTCGCCCAGCACGCCGCCACGCGCTCGGGCCGCCTGCAGGTGGAAATGGCCCAGCTCCAGTACACCCTGCCCCGGCTCACGGGCAAAAACCGGGCCCTGTCGCGGCTCATGGGCGGCATCGGCGGGCGCGGCCCCGGCGAAACCAAGCTGGAGATCGACCGCCGCCGGGTGCGCGAGCGCATCACGCGCATCAAGAAGGACCTGGCCGACCTGCGCCGCCGCCGGGGCGCCACCCGCGCCCGCCGCGCCCAGGCCGGGCTGCCCGTGGTGGCCCTGGTGGGCTACACCAACGCGGGCAAGTCCACCCTGCTCAACACCCTGACCCGCTCCGACGTGCTGGCCCAGGACAAGCTCTTCGCCACCCTGGACCCCACCTCCCGGCGCCTGCGCTTTCCCCAGGACCACGAGCTGATCCTCACCGACACCGTGGGCTTCATCCGCCACCTGCCCGCCGAGCTGCGCGAGGCCTTCCGGGCGACCCTGGAGGAGCTGGAATCCGCCGACCTGCTCATCCACGTGGCCGACGCAGCCCACCCCGAGCTGGACGCGCACATCCGCGCCGTGGAGGACATCCTGCGCGAGATGGACCTGCACGAGGTGCCGCGCCTGCTGGCGCTGAACAAATGGGAAACCCTGGACCCCGAACAGGCCCAGGCCCTGCAAAACGCCCATCCCCTGGGCATCCCCGTCACCGCGCGCGAGCGCGCCAGCCTGCGGCCCCTGGTGGAGGCCATCGTGGCCCGAGCCTTCCCGGGCTGGAGCGACGTGACCTGCGACCCCGACGGCCTGCCCGAGTAG
- a CDS encoding DUF5131 family protein → MAISKIEWTDATWNPLTGCTKISPGCMNCYAERMAKRLQAMGSKQYKNGFNLTIHEDALSLPFKWKKPKTVFVNSMSDLFHESVPFQFIEKVFGVMHLAKHHTFQLLTKRSSRLAEVSTNLRWTKNIWMGVSIENDDYVYRADNLRQTGAAVKFLSLEPLIGPIYNLDLSGIDWVIVGGESGPSARPMKERWVTEIRDLCINSNVSFFFKQWGGVNKKKTGRELNGRIWDEMPTNSISAPFAI, encoded by the coding sequence ATGGCGATATCAAAAATCGAATGGACCGATGCAACATGGAATCCCCTGACAGGGTGCACAAAAATAAGCCCGGGCTGCATGAACTGCTATGCGGAGAGAATGGCCAAACGCCTCCAAGCAATGGGATCAAAGCAATACAAAAATGGTTTTAACCTCACAATACATGAAGACGCTCTCTCTCTTCCATTTAAATGGAAAAAACCGAAGACCGTATTTGTCAACTCGATGAGTGACCTGTTTCATGAATCTGTTCCCTTTCAGTTTATAGAAAAAGTTTTTGGAGTAATGCACCTGGCAAAACACCACACCTTCCAGCTGTTGACGAAGAGGTCGTCCAGACTCGCTGAGGTATCAACTAACTTGAGATGGACGAAGAACATATGGATGGGCGTCAGCATTGAAAACGATGACTATGTATACAGAGCCGACAATTTAAGGCAGACAGGTGCAGCTGTTAAATTTCTCTCCCTTGAACCGCTGATTGGGCCCATATATAATCTGGACTTGTCCGGCATAGACTGGGTTATTGTCGGAGGGGAGTCGGGCCCTTCTGCAAGACCGATGAAGGAGCGCTGGGTCACAGAAATCAGAGATTTATGCATAAATTCAAATGTTTCTTTCTTCTTCAAGCAATGGGGAGGCGTAAACAAAAAGAAAACCGGAAGAGAGCTCAACGGTCGCATTTGGGATGAAATGCCCACGAATTCAATCTCCGCACCTTTCGCAATATAG
- a CDS encoding Lon protease family protein produces the protein MPKAKPLSASRLRTRFPPERIPYADSTKIPLSSKARPPQPRALQALEMGLTVDDPGFNVFVAGEANLGRTYLAMDFLRPRAAKMPEPGDLLYVHNFLDPDRPRLLRMPAGGGKALKKELAKALAALRKEIPEALEKDAFINKRETLVRSFQDRREALLREMEKIAASEGFDLDVDDQGGMTLYPLVEGKVVSEQDYDRLDPELRKTLKKRGDAIMSEMGRSLRRIGKEESDFRQDQRTLERAVVKDALERHLRPLRRKHARNKDLAAHLKAIWDDVLDSMDQFLPQDAAAPSASGPLAGLEAAAAEDFFTRYDVNRFVDNCATKGAPIVFEDHPTPANLLGSIEREAEMGALYTDFTLVKAGALHRANGGFLVLRIEDLSQNPDAWEGLLRALRSGKSRIEDHGGTEDHARAKTIQPEPVPLEVRVILVGTDEAYEALLAMDDRFPKLFKLKAHMQDTVPRDPSSVRHYLHSLARIIDETRLPPFDRTALAAMIDHASHMAEDQQKLSLQLPTAREVMIEAAALARRARRRRVEGGDIAAALANRKFRANLYEEEFLADYDRELIKVSTSGAAVGRANGLSVTMYGDHEFGLPHQIACTVGVGHGGIIDLEREAELGGPIHTKAMMILKSYLLGLFAQDKPLVLTGSLCFEQSYAGIEGDSASGAELAALLSALGGVPIDLSLAFTGAVSQSGEIMAVGGVTPKIEGFFKVCSQRGLTGSQGVVIPRDNVTHLMLCDEVAQAVEQGRFHIHPVTSIEQAMELLTGLPAGRRTRGGAFPEGSLYRRVDERLAELARLAKAFGKD, from the coding sequence ATGCCCAAAGCCAAGCCCCTGTCCGCGTCCCGCTTGCGGACCCGGTTCCCGCCCGAGCGCATCCCCTACGCCGACAGCACGAAGATTCCGCTGTCCAGCAAGGCCCGCCCGCCCCAGCCCCGGGCCCTGCAAGCCCTGGAAATGGGCCTGACCGTGGACGACCCGGGCTTCAACGTCTTCGTGGCCGGCGAGGCCAACCTGGGCCGCACCTATCTGGCCATGGACTTCCTGCGCCCGCGCGCGGCCAAGATGCCCGAGCCCGGCGACCTGCTCTATGTCCACAACTTCCTGGATCCCGACCGGCCCCGGCTGCTGCGCATGCCCGCCGGGGGCGGCAAGGCCCTGAAGAAGGAGCTGGCCAAGGCCCTGGCGGCCCTGCGCAAGGAAATTCCCGAGGCCCTGGAAAAGGACGCCTTCATCAACAAGCGCGAGACCCTGGTGCGCAGCTTCCAGGACCGGCGCGAAGCCCTGCTGCGCGAGATGGAGAAGATCGCCGCCAGCGAGGGTTTCGACCTGGACGTGGACGACCAGGGCGGCATGACCCTGTATCCGCTGGTGGAGGGCAAGGTCGTCTCCGAGCAGGACTACGACCGCCTGGACCCCGAACTGCGCAAGACCCTGAAGAAGCGCGGCGACGCCATCATGAGCGAGATGGGCCGTTCGCTGCGGCGCATCGGCAAGGAGGAGAGCGACTTCCGCCAGGACCAGCGCACCCTGGAGCGCGCCGTGGTCAAGGACGCCTTGGAGCGCCACCTGCGCCCCCTGCGCCGGAAGCACGCGCGCAACAAGGACCTGGCCGCGCACCTCAAGGCCATCTGGGACGACGTGCTCGACAGCATGGACCAGTTCCTGCCCCAGGACGCCGCGGCCCCGTCCGCCAGCGGGCCCCTGGCCGGGCTGGAGGCCGCCGCCGCCGAGGACTTCTTCACCCGCTACGACGTGAACCGCTTCGTGGACAACTGCGCCACCAAGGGCGCGCCCATCGTCTTCGAGGACCACCCCACCCCGGCCAACCTGCTGGGCTCCATCGAGCGCGAGGCCGAGATGGGCGCCCTGTACACCGACTTCACCCTCGTCAAGGCCGGGGCGCTGCACCGCGCCAACGGCGGCTTCCTGGTGCTGCGCATTGAGGACCTCTCCCAGAACCCCGACGCCTGGGAGGGCCTGCTGCGCGCCCTGCGCTCGGGCAAATCGCGCATCGAGGACCACGGCGGCACCGAGGACCACGCCCGGGCCAAGACCATCCAGCCCGAGCCCGTGCCCCTGGAGGTGCGCGTGATCCTGGTCGGCACCGACGAGGCCTACGAGGCCCTGCTGGCCATGGACGACCGCTTCCCCAAGCTCTTCAAGCTCAAGGCCCACATGCAGGACACCGTGCCGCGCGACCCGTCGTCCGTGCGCCACTACCTGCACAGCCTGGCGCGGATCATCGACGAGACGCGCCTGCCGCCCTTCGACCGCACGGCCCTGGCGGCGATGATCGACCACGCCTCGCACATGGCCGAGGACCAGCAGAAGCTCTCCCTGCAACTGCCCACGGCCCGCGAGGTGATGATCGAGGCGGCGGCCCTGGCCCGCCGGGCGCGCAGAAGGCGCGTGGAGGGCGGCGACATCGCTGCGGCCCTGGCCAACCGCAAGTTCCGCGCCAACCTCTACGAGGAGGAGTTCCTGGCCGACTACGACCGCGAGCTGATCAAGGTCTCCACCTCGGGCGCCGCCGTGGGCCGGGCCAACGGCCTGTCCGTGACCATGTACGGCGACCACGAGTTCGGCCTGCCGCACCAGATCGCCTGCACCGTGGGCGTGGGCCACGGCGGGATCATCGACCTGGAGCGCGAGGCCGAGCTGGGCGGGCCCATCCACACCAAGGCGATGATGATCCTCAAGAGCTACCTGCTGGGGCTCTTCGCCCAGGACAAGCCGCTGGTGCTCACGGGCAGCCTGTGCTTCGAGCAGTCCTACGCGGGCATCGAGGGCGATTCGGCCTCGGGTGCGGAGCTGGCGGCGCTGCTCTCGGCCCTGGGCGGGGTGCCCATCGACCTCTCCCTGGCCTTTACCGGCGCCGTGAGCCAGTCGGGCGAGATCATGGCCGTGGGCGGGGTCACGCCCAAGATCGAGGGCTTCTTCAAGGTTTGCTCCCAGCGCGGGCTGACCGGGAGCCAGGGCGTGGTCATCCCCCGCGACAACGTGACCCACCTCATGCTGTGCGACGAGGTGGCCCAGGCCGTGGAGCAGGGCCGCTTCCACATCCATCCGGTGACGAGCATCGAGCAGGCCATGGAGCTGCTCACGGGGCTGCCCGCCGGGCGCCGCACCCGGGGCGGGGCCTTCCCCGAGGGCAGCCTCTACCGCCGGGTGGACGAGCGCCTGGCCGAGCTGGCCCGGCTGGCCAAAGCCTTCGGCAAAGACTAG
- the flgC gene encoding flagellar basal body rod protein FlgC: protein MDFLTALDIGASGLSAERTHLNIISMNLANAKTTRTPEGGAYRRRTVVKATTDVDSPFAKAMQDAQTRELKGVRVLGIARDERPGKRVFEPGHPDADQEGYVTYPDINVVEEMTNMLTATRSYEANVSSMQSVKSMWNKALEIGR from the coding sequence ATGGACTTTCTGACCGCACTCGACATCGGCGCATCGGGCCTGTCCGCCGAGCGGACGCACCTGAACATCATCTCCATGAACCTGGCCAACGCCAAGACCACGCGCACCCCCGAGGGCGGCGCCTACCGGCGGCGCACCGTGGTCAAGGCGACCACCGACGTGGACTCGCCCTTCGCCAAGGCCATGCAGGATGCCCAGACCCGCGAGCTCAAGGGCGTGCGCGTGCTGGGCATCGCCCGCGACGAGCGGCCCGGCAAGCGCGTCTTCGAGCCCGGCCACCCCGATGCGGACCAGGAGGGCTACGTGACCTACCCCGACATCAACGTGGTGGAGGAGATGACCAACATGCTCACCGCCACCCGCTCCTACGAGGCCAACGTCAGTTCCATGCAGTCCGTGAAGAGCATGTGGAACAAGGCCCTGGAGATCGGGCGCTAG
- the flgB gene encoding flagellar basal body rod protein FlgB: protein MKGIFDSNIHLTGKVLDLRLQRQNVVMSNLANITTPNYKSRRLEFEADLQAALNRDARGKITRTDENHMPTVFDSEGFKGDLVKGFKHRIIHGEDNVDLDKEMAVMAKNTLMYNALGTALQKQFEGLATVITEGAK from the coding sequence ATGAAAGGCATATTCGACAGCAATATCCACCTGACGGGCAAGGTCCTGGACCTGCGGCTTCAGCGTCAAAATGTCGTCATGAGCAACCTGGCGAACATCACGACGCCCAACTACAAGAGCCGGCGCCTGGAGTTCGAGGCCGACCTCCAGGCCGCGCTGAACCGCGACGCGCGCGGCAAGATCACCCGCACCGACGAAAACCACATGCCCACGGTCTTCGACTCCGAGGGCTTCAAGGGTGACCTGGTCAAGGGCTTCAAGCACCGCATCATCCACGGCGAAGACAACGTGGACCTGGACAAGGAGATGGCGGTGATGGCCAAGAACACCCTGATGTACAACGCGCTGGGCACCGCGCTGCAGAAGCAGTTCGAGGGCCTGGCCACCGTGATCACGGAAGGAGCCAAGTAA
- the fliE gene encoding flagellar hook-basal body complex protein FliE, with protein sequence MAIRNVAMNAYQNAQMTGGLRRTGSGQATFITDQARKSQKAAFTETMRESLAKVNDLQSEKSAMVEEFASGERQNVHELMISLQKAGLAMRMTSAVRNKVLEAYKELSRMQF encoded by the coding sequence ATGGCCATCCGCAACGTCGCCATGAACGCCTACCAGAACGCCCAGATGACCGGCGGCCTGCGCCGCACGGGCTCCGGGCAGGCGACCTTCATTACCGACCAGGCCCGCAAAAGCCAGAAGGCCGCGTTTACCGAGACCATGCGCGAGTCCCTGGCCAAGGTGAACGACCTGCAAAGCGAGAAGTCGGCCATGGTCGAGGAGTTCGCCTCGGGCGAGCGCCAGAACGTCCACGAGCTGATGATCAGCCTGCAAAAGGCCGGGCTGGCCATGCGCATGACCTCGGCCGTGCGCAACAAGGTCCTGGAAGCCTACAAGGAACTGTCGCGGATGCAGTTCTAG